The window AACAATTTATACAAAATCACTTTCTTGACATCAAAATATCTGGTTTGTATAAACTCTTGTTTAAGACAAGATGCTTCTTGCTGAACTATGGAGTTAATCCAATTTAATCGAATCCGCTGATCATGAGCTAATTTAGAGATTTCAAGTAATTCTATATCCGTGAATAACTGATTCTTCTTCGCATAATCAAATAATGCTCGGCTTAATTTTCCCTGCTTAAATAGCAAAATAGATTTTACTTTATCTAAATTCTGTGCAACCTTATCAACCAATACATCCTCAACCTCCCCCACAATGCGAATCCTTTTTTGGATTGCATACACATCCAAAAAATATTCGATACATAAATCAACACCTTCTGGCCGTTCAACCCATATCAACAAATGCTGAGCTGCAAGCTTTCGGTTAATTGGTACATAATCACTTAATTTTCGTAATAAGTGAGGAAATAAAGTTGATTCAAAACAACCATTCAATCGCCTTAAAGCTGCTTCACGTTGATATCCATCGCACCAATAAAGCTGATTAATAAATAGCTGTAATTGTTCCGAATTCATTTAATACTCAAACAACTTATAAGTTATAGCGTTAAAGATAACTCAGCAAACATTTCTACTCAATCAAAAAAGCCACCCGAAGGTGGCTTTTACAATCCTGATGAGGTCAGATTAGTGACCACCACCATTGATTGCTTTTGTCATATCTTCAACCACTTTTTTCGCATCACCAAAAACCATCATAGTTTTTTCATTGTAGAACAAGTCGTTGTCTAGACCAGCATAACCTGTTGCCATAGAACGCTTGATCACCATGATCGTACGAGCTTTGTGTGCTTCAAGGATCGGCATACCATAAATTGGTGAGCTTGGATCATCTTTCGCAGCCGGGTTTACAACGTCATTTGCACCGATTACAAGTACAACGTCAGTTGCTGGGAAGTCAGAGTTGATTTCATCCATTTCTAAAATGTCTTCATATGCAACATCAGCTTCAGCTAACAATACGTTCATGTGACCAGGCATACGACCAGCAACTGGGTGAATCGCAAAACGTACTTTCACACCTTGCTCTTTTAAGATTTCACACAGCTCTTTTACCGCATTTTGTGCACGGCCTTGCGCCATACCGTAACCCGGTACAATCACAACGCTATCAGCATTTGACATCAAGAAGCCAGCATCATCCGCAGAACCTGAACGATAGTTACGTTGAACTTGCTCACCTTTATCAGCAGCAACTGCAGCACCGCCCATCGCACCACCAAACAATACGTTGATGATCGAACGGTTCATTGCTTTACACATAATGTAAGACAGAATCGCACCAGAAGAACCTACAAGTGAACCCGCAACGATCAACATGTTGTTTTCAAGTGTGAAACCAATACCTGCTGCAGCCCAACCAGAGAATGAGTTCAAGAGTGATACCACAACCGGCATATCACCACCACCTACTGGTGCAATCCACATCCAACCAAATGCAAGTGCAAATAGTGTCATCACGTAGAACGCAGTTAAGCTATCAGTCGCGAAGTAGATACCACCAAATACAAGCATTGCAAGAAATAATGCAGCTTGAACAGGTTTTACCCATGCGCCAGAGATTGTTTTAGCCCATTTTTTCGCAGCCAATTTACCGTAAGCAAATACTGATGCAGTAAAAGTAATTGCACCAATAAAACAACCTACAAATAATTCAAAGCGATAGGTACTACTAAAGCCAACAAATGCAGAATAACCTTGCGCTAACATTGCATCATTCACTAATGCAAGTTGACCTGCATCGTACTGATCAAAATGCGCAGCTTTTAATACAGTTGCGATCGCAATCAATACCGCAGACAAACCAACCAATGAGTGCATTAATGCAACCATTTCAGGCATTTGCGTCATAGGAACTGCACGCGCTTTAGCGATACCAATTACTGCACCAGCAGCCATTGCAACACCGATCATCCATACTACCGGACCTTCAGCAACGAAGAATGTGGTCAATACAGCAATTGCCATCGCAATCATACCGTAACGACTACCAGCAATTGCAGTCTTAGGCCCAGATAAACCACGTAAAGTTAGGATAAAGAGGACAGCACCTACTAGGTAGAACCAATCCGCATAATCTCGAATAAATTCCATCGCTTAGCCCTCTTTTTTCTTTTGCTTTGGTTTAAACATTTCCAGCATACGAGCTGTTACAGCAAAACCACCAAAAATGTTAATGCTTGCAAGGAATACAGCGATTGCGCCTAAAATGCTAATCGGGTTAATCGTCTGAAAATGTACAGAACCTTCAACACCAAGGAAAGGCAAGCCAACTGTTTGAATCATTGCACCAACAACAATAATTGAAGACAAAGCATTCGTTACAGCCATCAGTGGTGTATGTAACGCAGGCGTTACGCCCCAAACAACGTAATAACCTACGAAGATGGCAAGGACGAAAATTGTAATCGTTTCAACCATGAGAAATCTCCTTAACCACGCTTGAGCAGTACTTGACCGCCATGTGTCACAAGTAACGCTTTTTGGATTTCATCTTCTTGATTGATCGCAAAGTTTTTATCTTTATCGAACAATGTTTCAAGGAAGTTAAATACGTTACGTGCATACAATGCAGATGCTTCAGTTGCAACAGTGCCAGGAATATTTGGAATACCCAAAATTTTCACACCATTTTCAGTTACAACAGTTTCGCCTTCTTTAGAACCTTCAACGTTACCACCCGTTTCAACCGCCATATCTAAGATGACTGAACCTGGTTTCATTTTGGCAACGGTTTCAGCTTTGATCAGACGCGGTGCATTACGACCTGGTAACAACGCAGTAGTAATCACGATGTCAGCATTTGATACAGCTTTATCAACGATAGCTGCTTGGTCCTTGATGTATTGCTCACCTGGCATCCATCCGTAACCATTTTTAGCAGCATCAGCAGCTTTCTGTTGCTCTTCTGGTGACATTGGAACGTCTAACCATTTACCACCCAAAGATTCAACCTGATCTTTTGCTGTCGGACGCAAGTCAGTTGCTTCCACAACTGCACCTAAACGTTTTGCAGTTGCAATCGCTTGAAGACCTGCAACACCAACCCCCATGATCACAACACGCGCAGGTTTTACTGTACCCGCAGCAGTCATTAACATTGGGAACATGCGCTGATATTCAGCCGCTGCCAACAATACAGATTTATAACCTGCCAAGTTTGCTTGAGAAGAAAGTACATCCATATTTTGTGCACGTGAAAGTGTACGTGGAAGTAATTCCAACGCAAAAGCAGACACTTGCTGTGAAGCAAACTGATCTAATTCTGGATTGCGATAAGGGTCAAACATTGCTACTACAGTGGTATTAGCCGCAAGTTTTTGAATTTCGTCACCTTTCGGAGCACGTACCTTCAAAATAATTTGGCTACCTGTATATGCATCGTCCGTAATGGTTGCGCCAACTTGTTCATAAGCACTGTCAATATAGGCTGCTTTAACACCAGCACCACGTTCAATGACAACACTATGACCTGCGTTAATCAACTTCTTAACTGTCTCTGGTGTAGCAGCTACACGACTTTCACCTGCGACAGTTTCGGTTGGGATTCCGATCTGCATGAGCGTTCCTCAAGCTAGTTTTTCTTAAGTAAACATCGCGACTCGCAATGTTTCCCCCAGGAGTATTCTTTAGTAGAGTTTTTGGATTTTAATGGAACTTTTCTAAAATTCCACCCAATATTTATTTAATAAATACCTATATTTTGAACTGATGATTCACATTTGATTTTAAAACTTGTATGCTCAGCACGTTTGACTTTTGATACAGCAAACTAAAATTAAACACGTCGTTTTAGTCCAAACATCCATCTTCAGTAAACCGAGCTTGCCCATATAACAATGTGATAAAGCATTGTCACAAACCAAACCCGAAAGTACTTATTACCCTCTCTCCTTTTAAGCCTAGCATCAAAACACCTTGTGTACGTGATTCATACCTCACATATGGCAATTTCCAAGCTTTGCAAATTAGGAGTCTCATTCGGCATCATAATCATGCAATTTCGTAGTGGGATTGGCTTATTTGAACTTTTATTGGGCTGTTCGGCGACTTGTTTTGATGATTATTCGCTGTATGTAAATTTATAACTATTGAAAACTCAATTATTTTCTCTGTATTTAGGTTTAATCTTTCCAACAGCCCCTCAAAATGCAGCAAAAAGAAATGTAAAAAATCGATTTAGCATTTTTTCGGGTGATATTTAAGAGGATTTTGCCAGACAATTTGTCTTTTTTGCACAAAATTAGTGCATTTATTCAACAAAATCACGGCCTGTTTCGTTTTTCTGATTCAATAAAAATAAAATTTCCTGAAAATGAGCACCCATTGCTTGCTCGGCTAAGCAGTCATCTGGATTTCGCAACGGACATTGTTCCAAAGACAAGCAACCACAACCAATACATTGATCCAACTGCTGGCGTAGCTGCAATAACATCATAATTTGCTGATCAAGCTGTCCTTGCCATTGTTGTGACATGGTTTGCCAGTCCTTTTTACTTGCGATCCGTTGCTTAGGTAAGGTCGCAAACGTCTCTTTGATTTGTTTTAGGCTAATTCCAACTTGCTGTGCTGCTTTAATAATCGCAATTCGTCGTAACATTGCCCGTTGATAGCGACGCTGATTTCCAGTCGTTCTTAGCCCCCAAATCAATTCTTTTTCTTCATAAAAACGAATCGTTGGAACACTCACACCACTCCGTTTCGCCAACTCCCCAATACTAAGCCAAGTTTGTAATTGTTGTGATTTCAAAATTTACTTGACCTCTAGTTAACTTGAGCTTTGATACTAGCATAACTTCGTTTTCTTTATGGAATCTTGCTATGAATCTTATTAACCCACCAGCCTTTAAAATGATCAATCCAAGTGAGCTATACGACCCGATCAGCAATGGGTATAGCCATGTCACCGTGATTCAACCCAATATGCGAACTATTCATATTGCAGGACAAGGTGGCGAGAATAAAAATGGTGAACTTTCACAAGATTTTGACCAACAGGTACAACAAGTCTTTTATAATATCCAACACGCTTTAGCATCGGCACAAGCCAAACTTCAAGATATTGCTGTTTTACGTGTCCTCGTTGTCAATCATAATGAGGACAAACTTCACAGCTTCACACAAATCATGCAACGCTTATGGAAAGATCATCCATACCCTGTGTGCACGCTTATACCTGTGCCATGTTTAGCATTGAAAGGCATGCTGATCGAAGTTGAAGCAACAGCATATATCGCATAACCAGATCGAGAGAATCATGTCTGCACCTCAAGATATTAGTCAAAATAAGGCCCTGCTATGGTTTATGGCGACTGCATGTGGTTTATGTGCGGGCGCTAACTATTATAGTCAGCCTCTGATTCACTCCATTCAACAATATTTTGCAGTGACGGAGGGGCAAGCAGCACTCACCGTTACTTTTGCTCAAGTGTCTTATGCTTTGGGCTTGCTTTTTATTGTTCCCATGGGAGATGTCGTCAACAAAACCAAGTTCATTCCACTATTAATGTGTTTATGTGCGCTCGGTTTATTCGTGAGTGCCTTTTCGGTCAATTTACCCATGCTATGGCTTGGTACGATTATGGCTGGGATGTTCTCCGTTGCAGCACAAATCCTGATTCCACTGGCGACGATGACCGTCAATCCTGAAAAGACAGGTGAAGTGGTCGGATTTTTGATGAGTGGGTTATTGGTTGGGATTTTACTGTCGACCAGTTTGGCAGGATTATTTTCTAATTTATTCCACTGGAAAATGATCTACGTTGTTAGCGGTATTTTAATGCTTATCCTTGCATATGCTTTAAAAAGCCGTCTCCCTTATGTAATGCGCATGAAACTGAATTATGGGCAAGTCTTTGTCTCAATGGGACAACTGCTCAAACAAGAAAAGCGTTTAGTCTTACGTGCACTTTCAGGCGCTTTTGCCTTTGCCGCTGTTAGTATCTTATTTTCCACTATTGCATTATTACTCACAGCCGCACACCATCTTCCAGACCTTATGATCGGGATGGTCGGATTGGTTGGTATCTTTGGCGCCTTATCTACACAATATATTGGTAAATATGCAGATCAAGGCTATACCAAACAATTGACATGGATGGGTTGTGGCTTATTTATCATGAGTTGGATCTGTTTCTATTTCGGACAGATTTATTTATTGAGTTATATCCTTGGCTTTGCGTTAATTCAGCTCGCTTTAGCCCTTGTACATACCAGCA is drawn from Acinetobacter suaedae and contains these coding sequences:
- a CDS encoding NAD(P)(+) transhydrogenase (Re/Si-specific) subunit beta, with the protein product MEFIRDYADWFYLVGAVLFILTLRGLSGPKTAIAGSRYGMIAMAIAVLTTFFVAEGPVVWMIGVAMAAGAVIGIAKARAVPMTQMPEMVALMHSLVGLSAVLIAIATVLKAAHFDQYDAGQLALVNDAMLAQGYSAFVGFSSTYRFELFVGCFIGAITFTASVFAYGKLAAKKWAKTISGAWVKPVQAALFLAMLVFGGIYFATDSLTAFYVMTLFALAFGWMWIAPVGGGDMPVVVSLLNSFSGWAAAGIGFTLENNMLIVAGSLVGSSGAILSYIMCKAMNRSIINVLFGGAMGGAAVAADKGEQVQRNYRSGSADDAGFLMSNADSVVIVPGYGMAQGRAQNAVKELCEILKEQGVKVRFAIHPVAGRMPGHMNVLLAEADVAYEDILEMDEINSDFPATDVVLVIGANDVVNPAAKDDPSSPIYGMPILEAHKARTIMVIKRSMATGYAGLDNDLFYNEKTMMVFGDAKKVVEDMTKAINGGGH
- a CDS encoding proton-translocating transhydrogenase family protein, giving the protein MVETITIFVLAIFVGYYVVWGVTPALHTPLMAVTNALSSIIVVGAMIQTVGLPFLGVEGSVHFQTINPISILGAIAVFLASINIFGGFAVTARMLEMFKPKQKKKEG
- a CDS encoding Re/Si-specific NAD(P)(+) transhydrogenase subunit alpha, yielding MQIGIPTETVAGESRVAATPETVKKLINAGHSVVIERGAGVKAAYIDSAYEQVGATITDDAYTGSQIILKVRAPKGDEIQKLAANTTVVAMFDPYRNPELDQFASQQVSAFALELLPRTLSRAQNMDVLSSQANLAGYKSVLLAAAEYQRMFPMLMTAAGTVKPARVVIMGVGVAGLQAIATAKRLGAVVEATDLRPTAKDQVESLGGKWLDVPMSPEEQQKAADAAKNGYGWMPGEQYIKDQAAIVDKAVSNADIVITTALLPGRNAPRLIKAETVAKMKPGSVILDMAVETGGNVEGSKEGETVVTENGVKILGIPNIPGTVATEASALYARNVFNFLETLFDKDKNFAINQEDEIQKALLVTHGGQVLLKRG
- the soxR gene encoding redox-sensitive transcriptional activator SoxR; translated protein: MKSQQLQTWLSIGELAKRSGVSVPTIRFYEEKELIWGLRTTGNQRRYQRAMLRRIAIIKAAQQVGISLKQIKETFATLPKQRIASKKDWQTMSQQWQGQLDQQIMMLLQLRQQLDQCIGCGCLSLEQCPLRNPDDCLAEQAMGAHFQEILFLLNQKNETGRDFVE
- a CDS encoding RidA family protein, with the protein product MNLINPPAFKMINPSELYDPISNGYSHVTVIQPNMRTIHIAGQGGENKNGELSQDFDQQVQQVFYNIQHALASAQAKLQDIAVLRVLVVNHNEDKLHSFTQIMQRLWKDHPYPVCTLIPVPCLALKGMLIEVEATAYIA
- a CDS encoding MFS transporter — encoded protein: MSAPQDISQNKALLWFMATACGLCAGANYYSQPLIHSIQQYFAVTEGQAALTVTFAQVSYALGLLFIVPMGDVVNKTKFIPLLMCLCALGLFVSAFSVNLPMLWLGTIMAGMFSVAAQILIPLATMTVNPEKTGEVVGFLMSGLLVGILLSTSLAGLFSNLFHWKMIYVVSGILMLILAYALKSRLPYVMRMKLNYGQVFVSMGQLLKQEKRLVLRALSGAFAFAAVSILFSTIALLLTAAHHLPDLMIGMVGLVGIFGALSTQYIGKYADQGYTKQLTWMGCGLFIMSWICFYFGQIYLLSYILGFALIQLALALVHTSNQSIIFRLRPDAKSRINAIYMTAYFTGGACGSALGIFSWNHGGWSMTCLVGICLVFACMLFSFLDNRISAQSIQA